One Equus caballus isolate H_3958 breed thoroughbred chromosome 14, TB-T2T, whole genome shotgun sequence DNA segment encodes these proteins:
- the CD14 gene encoding monocyte differentiation antigen CD14 precursor: MVRAPCLLLLLPLLRFSAATLEPCEVDDENFRCVCNFTGPQPDWSSAFQCMTAVEVEIRGGGRNLEQFLKGASADPKQYADIVKALRLQRLTVGAVQVPAPLLVALLRALGYSRLKELTLEDLEVTGTMQPPPLEATGPPLSSLRLRNVSWATGGAWLAELQQWLKPGLKILSIAQAHSLAFSCAQLHSFSALHTLDLSDNPGLGERGLIAALCPHKFPALRDLALRNAGMQTPNGVCAAMAAAGVQPHSLDLSHNSLSAAAPGAPRCDWPSALSSLNLSFAGLEQVPKGLPGKLSVLDLSCNRLNKAPRADELPVVSNLILDRNPYLDPEASKQQDQNSGVVAACAHSALTVGISGTLALLRGAGDFA; the protein is encoded by the exons ATG gTGCGCGCGccctgcctgctgctgctgctgccactgctgcgcTTCTCTGCGGCCACACTAGAGCCCTGTGAGGTGGACGATGAGAACTTCCGCTGCGTCTGTAACTTCACGGGTCCTCAGCCCGACTGGTCCAGCGCCTTCCAGTGCATGACTGCCGTCGAGGTGGAGATCCGTGGCGGCGGCCGCAACCTGGAACAGTTTCTAAAAGGCGCCTCCGCCGACCCGAAGCAGTATGCTGACATTGTCAAGGCCCTGCGCCTGCAGCGGCTCACAGTGGGCGCCGTACAGGTTCCTGCCCCGCTTCTGGTCGCCCTCCTACGTGCGCTCGGGTACTCCCGCCTCAAGGAACTGACGCTGGAGGACCTAGAGGTAACCGGCACGATGCAGCCGCCGCCTCTAGAAGCCACTGGGCCTCCGCTCTCCTCCCTCCGTCTCCGCAACGTGTCGTGGGCGACAGGAGGTGCCTGGCTCGCCGAACTGCAGCAGTGGCTCAAGCCGGGCCTCAAGATATTGAGCATTGCGCAAGCTCACTCACTCGCCTTTTCCTGCGCGCAGCTCCACAGTTTCTCGGCCCTCCACACCCTAGACCTGTCTGACAATCCTGGACTGGGCGAGCGCGGACTGATTGCAGCTCTCTGTCCGCACAAGTTCCCGGCCCTCCGAGATCTAGCGCTCCGCAACGCGGGGATGCAGACACCCAACGGCGTGTGCGCGGCGATGGCGGCGGCGGGTGTGCAGCCCCATAGCCTGGACCTCAGCCACAACTCGCTGAGCGCCGCTGCTCCGGGCGCTCCCAGGTGTGACTGGCCCAGCGCACTGAGTTCTCTCAACTTGTCCTTCGCTGGGCTGGAGCAGGTGCCTAAAGGACTACCGGGCAAGCTTAGCGTGCTTGATCTCAGCTGCAACAGGCTCAACAAGGCGCCGCGAGCAGACGAGCTGCCCGTGGTGAGTAATCTGATACTGGACAGGAATCCCTATCTGGACCCTGAAGCGTCCAAGCAGCAAGACCAGAACTCCGGCGTGGTCGCCGCCTGTGCGCACTCAGCCCTGACCGTGGGGATATCAGGAACCCTGGCGCTGCTTCGAGGAGCCGGGGACTTCGCCTAA